In bacterium, a single window of DNA contains:
- a CDS encoding PIG-L deacetylase family protein — protein sequence MGKRILFLLAHPDDETFGPGGTIARYAREGAEVHLATATRGESGMVGDPPVTDRERLGEVRSGELMAAAEILGIAGVHFLGFLDGQLANVPRELLVERAVERIRRVRPHVIAGFGPEGVSRHADHKVMCEVALSAFDRSGDPTWYPGGAPVWEPLKLYQFEIAQELFAGWDVPLAGVPRARLTAFIDTSEQVETKVRAFHCHRTQAKDVRNILGRPGYREFARQETYVLARTRLPGLHLPEDDLLAGIPDE from the coding sequence ATGGGGAAAAGGATCCTGTTTCTGCTGGCTCACCCGGACGATGAGACGTTCGGTCCGGGGGGGACGATCGCGCGCTACGCACGCGAGGGGGCCGAGGTGCACCTGGCGACGGCGACCCGGGGGGAGTCGGGGATGGTCGGCGATCCCCCGGTGACCGACCGGGAACGCCTCGGGGAGGTGCGCTCCGGGGAGTTGATGGCCGCGGCGGAGATCCTCGGGATCGCCGGGGTTCACTTCCTCGGGTTCCTGGACGGGCAGCTGGCAAACGTTCCCCGGGAACTCCTGGTGGAGCGCGCCGTGGAGCGGATCCGGCGGGTGCGCCCCCACGTCATCGCGGGATTCGGCCCCGAGGGGGTTTCGCGCCACGCGGACCACAAGGTCATGTGCGAGGTGGCCCTGTCCGCCTTCGACCGCTCCGGCGATCCGACGTGGTACCCCGGCGGCGCCCCCGTCTGGGAGCCCCTCAAGCTGTATCAATTCGAGATCGCGCAGGAGCTCTTCGCGGGGTGGGACGTCCCCCTTGCCGGCGTTCCCCGGGCGAGGCTCACCGCCTTCATCGATACCTCGGAGCAGGTGGAGACGAAGGTCCGCGCCTTTCATTGCCATCGGACGCAGGCGAAGGATGTCCGGAATATCCTCGGGCGTCCCGGATACCGGGAGTTCGCGCGGCAGGAAACGTACGTCCTTGCCAGGACCCGGCTTCCCGGGCTACATTTGCCCGAGGACGACCTGCTGGCGGGGATCCCGGACGAGTGA
- a CDS encoding ammonium transporter: protein MNTGDTAWLLVSAALVMFMTPGLALFYGGMVRRKNILGTIVQSLILIGLVSVEWALVGYSMAFGPDHGGIIGDLSWFGLSGVGLAPFKEYAATVPHQAFMIYQMMFAVITPALITGAFAERFRFSTFLVFSLLWALLVYNPVAHWVWGIGGWIRNMGALDFAGGTVVHITSGVSALAAALVVGKRKGFGSDNMAPHNLPMTVTGAAILWFGWFGFNAGSALAAGELSTSAFVATHLAAASATLSWVFTEWIHRRKPTVLGAASGCVAGLVAITPASGFVTPLSALAIGAAAGAVCYGAIMMKGRLGYDDALDVVGVHCVGGTFGALATGFLATTAVNAGGANGLFYGNAKLLAIQAVAVAAVLAYSFAVSYGLLKVLDKLMGLRVSREDEMMGLDLSEHGEAGYNW, encoded by the coding sequence ATGAATACCGGCGACACCGCATGGTTGCTCGTATCCGCAGCGCTGGTCATGTTCATGACACCGGGGCTCGCCCTGTTCTACGGGGGGATGGTCCGGAGGAAAAACATTTTGGGAACGATCGTCCAGTCGCTCATCCTGATCGGCCTCGTCAGCGTGGAGTGGGCGCTGGTCGGCTACAGCATGGCCTTCGGCCCCGATCACGGGGGGATCATCGGCGACCTCTCCTGGTTCGGGCTCTCCGGGGTGGGGCTCGCGCCGTTCAAGGAGTACGCGGCGACGGTTCCCCACCAGGCCTTCATGATCTACCAGATGATGTTCGCGGTCATCACCCCGGCGCTGATCACCGGGGCGTTCGCGGAACGGTTCCGTTTCTCGACCTTCCTCGTGTTCAGCCTGTTGTGGGCCTTGCTGGTGTACAACCCCGTGGCCCACTGGGTGTGGGGGATCGGCGGGTGGATCCGGAACATGGGCGCCCTGGACTTCGCCGGGGGCACGGTCGTCCACATCACCTCCGGAGTCTCGGCGCTGGCGGCGGCCCTGGTCGTGGGGAAACGGAAGGGGTTCGGGTCGGACAACATGGCGCCGCACAACCTTCCGATGACGGTGACCGGAGCCGCCATCCTCTGGTTCGGATGGTTCGGCTTCAACGCCGGGAGCGCCCTCGCGGCGGGCGAGCTCTCTACGAGCGCCTTCGTGGCCACGCACCTGGCGGCGGCGTCCGCGACCCTCTCCTGGGTCTTCACGGAGTGGATTCACCGCCGCAAGCCCACCGTGCTCGGCGCCGCCTCGGGGTGCGTGGCCGGGCTGGTGGCGATCACGCCCGCCTCCGGGTTCGTAACCCCTCTTTCGGCGTTGGCGATCGGAGCGGCCGCGGGGGCGGTCTGCTACGGCGCCATCATGATGAAAGGACGGCTTGGCTACGACGACGCCCTCGACGTCGTCGGCGTCCACTGCGTGGGAGGAACGTTCGGCGCCCTGGCAACCGGATTTCTCGCCACCACGGCGGTCAACGCGGGCGGGGCGAACGGCCTCTTCTACGGGAACGCGAAGCTGCTCGCGATCCAGGCGGTGGCGGTGGCGGCCGTGCTGGCCTACTCCTTCGCCGTGAGCTACGGGCTGCTCAAGGTCCTGGACAAGCTCATGGGGCTTCGCGTCTCGCGGGAAGACGAGATGATGGGGCTGGACCTCTCGGAGCACGGCGAGGCGGGGTACAACTGGTAG
- a CDS encoding ammonium transporter: protein MNNGDTAWLLVSAALVMIMTPALAMFYGGMVRRKNILGTIMQSFIVIALVSIEWMLVGYSAAFGPDLGGMIGDLSWFALAGVGIEPYKGYAATVPHQAFMIYQMMFAVITPALIAGAFAERFRFSTYLVFCLLWSLLVYNPVAHWMWGIGGWLRNLGAIDFAGGTVVHITAGVSALSAALVVGKRKGFGAENMAPHNLPMTVLGAGLLWFGWFGFNAGSALAADGLSVHAFVSTHMAAAAGTLAWVFTEWFHRGKPTVLGAASGCIAGLGTITPASGFVQPVSALLIGAAAGSICYGAVMLKGRFKYDDSLDVVGVHCVGGVLGTLATGLFATKLVNPGGADGLFYGNPKQLAIQALATGVVLTYSFIVTYALLKVLDKLMGLRVSREDEMMGLDLSEHGEAGYNW, encoded by the coding sequence TTGAACAACGGCGATACGGCGTGGCTTCTCGTTTCTGCCGCCCTGGTCATGATCATGACTCCGGCGCTGGCCATGTTCTACGGCGGGATGGTACGACGGAAGAACATCCTCGGCACCATCATGCAATCGTTCATCGTCATCGCCCTCGTCAGCATCGAATGGATGCTTGTCGGGTACAGCGCGGCGTTCGGCCCGGACCTTGGAGGAATGATCGGCGACCTGTCATGGTTCGCCCTGGCCGGGGTCGGCATCGAGCCGTACAAGGGGTACGCCGCGACGGTTCCCCACCAGGCGTTCATGATCTACCAGATGATGTTCGCGGTCATCACGCCGGCGCTGATCGCCGGGGCGTTCGCGGAGCGTTTCCGTTTTTCCACGTACCTGGTTTTCTGCCTTCTGTGGTCCCTGCTGGTCTACAACCCGGTCGCGCACTGGATGTGGGGGATCGGCGGGTGGCTACGGAACCTCGGTGCGATCGATTTCGCGGGAGGAACGGTCGTGCACATCACCGCGGGTGTCTCGGCGCTCTCGGCGGCCCTCGTGGTCGGAAAGCGGAAAGGTTTCGGCGCGGAGAACATGGCGCCGCACAACCTCCCGATGACGGTGCTCGGTGCGGGGTTGCTCTGGTTCGGGTGGTTCGGCTTCAATGCCGGGAGCGCCCTCGCCGCGGACGGCCTCTCCGTGCACGCCTTCGTTTCGACCCACATGGCCGCCGCCGCGGGAACGCTCGCATGGGTGTTCACCGAGTGGTTCCACCGCGGCAAGCCGACCGTCCTCGGCGCCGCCTCCGGGTGCATCGCGGGCCTGGGCACGATCACCCCGGCGTCGGGGTTCGTGCAGCCGGTTTCCGCCCTCCTGATCGGCGCGGCGGCGGGGTCGATCTGCTACGGGGCGGTGATGTTGAAAGGCCGGTTCAAATACGACGACTCCCTCGACGTGGTGGGCGTCCACTGCGTCGGCGGAGTGCTCGGCACGCTGGCGACCGGACTGTTCGCCACGAAGCTGGTCAATCCGGGCGGGGCCGACGGGCTGTTCTACGGGAACCCGAAGCAGCTCGCGATCCAGGCGCTGGCGACGGGAGTCGTGCTGACCTATTCCTTCATTGTCACCTATGCGTTGCTGAAGGTCCTGGACAAGCTCATGGGGCTTCGCGTCTCGCGGGAAGACGAGATGATGGGGCTGGACCTCTCGGAGCACGGCGAGGCAGGGTACAACTGGTAG